One window of the Salvia splendens isolate huo1 chromosome 1, SspV2, whole genome shotgun sequence genome contains the following:
- the LOC121797332 gene encoding microsomal glutathione S-transferase 3-like: MAGVELLPREYGYVVLVLVFYCFINFWMTAQVGRARKKYNVSYPTLYASEADNKDAKLFNCIQRGHQNSLEMLPVFLMLMILGGIRHPVIAASLGVVYCISRIFYFDGYSTGDPQKRLSIGRYGFLALFGLIICTISCGVGMLTA; the protein is encoded by the exons atggcTGGCGTTGAATTGCTACCCAGGGAGTACGGATACGTAGTTCTTGTTCTGGTTTTCTATTGTTTCATTAATTTCTGGATGACTGCTCAAGTCGGCAGAGCCCGCAAGaa GTATAATGTATCTTATCCGACTCTGTATGCGAGTGAAGCTGATAATAAGGATGCCAAACTCTTCAATTGTATCCAG AGGGGGCACCAGAATTCACTGGAAATGCTGCCCGTGTTCTTGATGTTGATGATTCTGGGAGGAATCAGGCACCCTGTGATTGCTGCATCACTGGGAGTTGTTTACTGCATCTCTCGAATTTTCTACTTTGACGGCTACTCCACTGGTGATCCTCAGAAACGCCTGTCCATCGG GAGATATGGTTTCTTGGCCTTATTTGGGCTGATCATTTGCACAATTTCATGTGGAGTTGGTATGCTTACTGCTTGA
- the LOC121745425 gene encoding WAT1-related protein At3g02690, chloroplastic-like yields MAWNCCCSSTFSATTAIYAAARTPNTFTITLQRRNAFSQSIRNPINQIAPSNFSAKSKATESEFKTESNEIDCIGTGLDVECVISEESEQVRGEARDTASALVELALEWGLLISPFFFWGTAMVAMKEVLPKTGPFVVAAFRLIPSGLLLVAFAASRGRALPSGFNAWFSISAFAAIDASCFQLGFLAQGLEGTTAGLGSVIIDSQPLTVAILASLLFGESIGYIGAAGLVLGVIGLLLLEVPALAFDANNFSLWGSGEWWMFLAAQSMASGTVMVRWVSKYSDPVMATGWHMVIGGLPLMAIAILKHDPALSSFHELTTGDVLALLYTSIFGSAISYGVYFYNATRGSLTKLSSLTFLTPMFASLFGFIYLDETFSPVQLAGAVVTIAALYMVNYKSEAE; encoded by the exons ATGGCGTGGAATTGCTGTTGTAGCTCTACCTTCTCCGCCACCACCGCCATTTACGCCGCCGCCAGAACTCCCAACACCTTCACAATTACTCTCCAGAGGCGGAATGCCTTCTCGCAATCGATTAGGAACCCTATTAATCAAATCGCTCCGTCCAATTTCTCAGCGAAGAGCAAGGCCACAGAATCGGAGTTCAAAACCGAGTCCAACGAGATCGACTGCATAGGCACCGGGCTGGATGTGGAATgcgtgatcagtgaagaatCGGAGCAGGTGAGAGGGGAGGCGAGAGATACAGCGTCGGCGTTGGTTGAATTGGCGTTGGAATGGGGGCTTCTGATATCGCCCTTCTTCTTCTGGGGAACGGCCATGGTGGCAATGAAGGAAGTTCTCCCTAAAACGGGGCCCTTCGTTGTGGCGGCGTTTAGGCTAATTCCGTCGGGGCTCTTGTTGGTAGCCTTCGCCGCTTCCAGGGGAAGAGCTTTGCCTTCCGGATTCAATGCTTGGTTCTCCATCTCAGCTTTTGCTGCCATTGATGCTTCCTGCTTCCAG CTGGGTTTTCTCGCTCAAGGATTGGAGGGGACGACTGCTGGTTTGGGCAGT GTAATAATTGATTCTCAACCTCTAACCGTGGCTATTCTTGCATCCTTATTATTTGGAGAATCAATAGGATACATTGGAGCAGCTGGACTAGTCCTTGGTGTTATAGGACTTTTACTTCTTGAG GTACCTGCGCTTGCTTTTGATGCTAATAACTTTTCCCTGTGGGGAAGTGGGGAATGGTGGATGTTTCTTGCTGCACAAAGTATGGCCAGTGGTACCGTGATGGTCCGTTGGGTCTCCAAATACTCAGATCCTGTAATGGCTACTGGATGG CACATGGTTATCGGTGGCCTCCCTCTTATGGCAATCGCCATCCTTAAACATGATCCTGCACTCTCAAGTTTTCATGAGCTTACGACAGGTGATGTTTTGGCCCTTCTTTACActtccatttttggtagtgcAATCAGCTACGGTGTCTACTTCTACAATGCTACAAGAG GTAGCTTGACAAAGCTCAGCTCCCTAACCTTTTTGACTCCAATGTTTGCATCACTTTTCGG TTTCATATATCTCGATGAAACTTTCTCACCAGTGCAACTGGCTGGAGCAGTGGTAACTATTGCAGCACTATATATGGTTAACTACAAAAGTGAAGCCGAGTGA